The Streptomyces sp. NBC_01298 genome contains the following window.
TGGCGGGGCCTGCCGGAACTCGTGGACCGACCGCAGGCCACGGAGAGTGCCCGTCATCGTGCTGCTCCAAGGTTCTGAGGTGCCGAAAGCGCTGATCGCCGTGTGGTCATACAAGAGCTGGAGGTCGCCCCGTGTGAGACTTGCGCTACCGACCGTAGCGCAACGTGGTGCACAGTGCTACTACTTGTATGACGACTTGATGTTTTCTCATGTCATATCCGGACTCGTGAGGGCACTCCCGCATGCCCCGGCCGGAGGAGGGGGGACCCGTGCCACCGCGGAGTACGCCGACCGCACGCCAGCAGCGCCTGGGCTCCGAGCTGCGCAAACTCCGCGAGCAGTCGGGCATGTCGGTGCAGCAGGCCGCGGCGCTCATGGGGGTGGACCGCACCAGGATCCCCAACATCGAATCCGGCCGGATCGCGATCGGCGCCGAGCGTGTCCGCACCCTCGCCTTCAACTACGACTGCCCCGACACGGCGTTGGTCGACCTGCTCGCCTCGATGGCCCAGGAGCGCGACAAGGGGTGGTGGGAGCAGCACCGGGGGATGCTGCCGCCCGCGCTGCTGGACATCTGCGAACTGGAGCACCACTCCGCCGCGTTGCACACCGCCGTGACCACGCACATACCCGGCCTGCTGCAGACCGAGGCGCACGCGCGGGCGGTCTTCGACACCGCCGATCCACCACTGCCCGAGCCCGACCTGCAGGCGCGGCTCGCCCTGCGGATGCACCGTCAGCAGGTGTTCGCGCGCGAGGCACCGCCGCTGTACGAGGCGGTCGTGCACGAGGCGGCGCTGCGCATGCAGTTCGGCGGTCCGAAGGTGGCGCGGGCACAGCTCGAACACATACTGGAGCAGTCGGAGCGGGCGCGTACGACCGTGCGCGTGATTCCGTTCTCCGCCGGCGGGTTCCCCGGCGCCGGCCAGTCCTTCACGTACGCGGCCGCCACGATCAGCGAGCTGGACACGGTGCAGCTGGACAGTTCGCACGGCTCGATGTTGCTGGATTCGCAGATGAAGCTGCTCCGCTACCGGGGCCTGCTGGAGCGGCTGCGCTCCCTGGCGCTGCCGGCCCGCGACTCCCGCGATTTCATCCGCGCCATCGCACAGACCCTCTGACCGGACCGACCGCCGACCGGCTGACCGACTGACCACCGAGCCGGATCCGACGAGGAGACGAGAGAACGACATGGGCACGACGACCACCACCCCGACCGACACGGCCACCCCGGCGACCGCGTCCGCGACGGCGGGCATCGCCTGGGACGAGGCGTTCTGCAGCGAGGGGGCCAACTGTTTCCGCTTCGGGCGCGACGCCGAGGGGCAGGCGTACATTGGAACCACCGGGTCCGGGACCTACGTCACCGACTCGATCGACGCGCTCCGTGCACTGATCTCGGCCGTCAAGGCGGGAGCCGCGGACCACCTGCTGGCGTGACTTTAGTCCTTTCAGGCCACTCCACACCCCCCTCAAACTGCATAGATAACGTGACGTAACCAGACAGAAGTCCCCATGGGGCTTGGCTGGTCTTGATGTCGCGCTTAACCTACGACTCCGTAGGCTACGGAACCGTAGGTAAGTCTCTTTTGCACTCAGGAGTACCCGTGACGATCACCTCTCCCCACCTCGGCAGCTCGGAGGCGTGGACGGACGCCAAGCTGCTGTTCGCGCTGGAAGAGGTGGTCGAGAAGGAACTCAACCGCCACCTGAAGGTCACCAAGGACTGGATGCCCCACGAGTACGTCCCGTGGAGCGACGGCCGGAACTTCCCCGGTTTCTTCGAGGACGGCGAAGCCTGGGACCCGCAGCAGTCCAAGGTGACCGAGATCGGCAAGATCGCGCTCGTCGTCAACCTGCTGACGGAGGACAACCTCCCCAGCTACC
Protein-coding sequences here:
- a CDS encoding helix-turn-helix domain-containing protein, translated to MPPRSTPTARQQRLGSELRKLREQSGMSVQQAAALMGVDRTRIPNIESGRIAIGAERVRTLAFNYDCPDTALVDLLASMAQERDKGWWEQHRGMLPPALLDICELEHHSAALHTAVTTHIPGLLQTEAHARAVFDTADPPLPEPDLQARLALRMHRQQVFAREAPPLYEAVVHEAALRMQFGGPKVARAQLEHILEQSERARTTVRVIPFSAGGFPGAGQSFTYAAATISELDTVQLDSSHGSMLLDSQMKLLRYRGLLERLRSLALPARDSRDFIRAIAQTL